From the Achromobacter xylosoxidans A8 genome, the window GGTGGTGACGCCGAACATGGTGATGCCCACGGCGGGCCGGCCGTCGTCGGCGACCGCGCGGGCGGCCTGCCGGAAGGCGCCGCCGATCGCGCCGGCGGCGTTGGCCAGCACCCGGCGCGAAATGCGGTTCAGGCCCGCGACGTCGGTCACGGAATACATCATGGCGATGTCCGACGGCCCGACATAGGGCGCGACATTGCCCGAGGCCATGGTCGACACCATCAGCTTGGGCGTGCCGATGGGCAGCGCGCGCATGGCCGGCGTGATCAAGGCGGTGCCGCCCGAACCGCCCAGGCCCAGCAGCGCGCCGATTTCCGCATTGGCGGCAGCGTAGCGTTCGAAGGCCAGCGCCATGGCCGCGATGGCCGTACCCCGGTCGCCGGTGAAGACCGCGCCGGCGCCCCCGGGATGGCTGGCGGCCACCTCGCTGGCCTGCACCTGGGCCGCGCTGGCGGCGCCGGAGGTGGACACGTCCACCGATACCGGGTCCAGCCCATCCCGCCGCAGCAGGTCCATCACGTATTCGGCCTCTTGGCCTTTCGTGTCGTAGGTGGCGGCCACGTAGACCCGCCGGTTCGAATGCGTCATGACTCCTCCGCGGGCGGCTACACTCGGTGCGCGCCTCGATATGTGAGGCCGCTAGGCCTGTAGAATCTAGAAATGAGACGAAAGAATCATACTGAGACACCTGTCTCACGTCAAACTCCCGCCCCCTCCGCAACCGGCATGGCGCGGCTGATCGCGCCGGCCAGTCCGCAGGCCGCCGCCAGCGGCGAGCCGCCGCACGGGCCGCGCGCGCGCATGCGCAAGACCCTGCTGGATGCGGCGCAGCGGCTGATGGCCGAAGGCATCACGCCATCGGTGGCCGAACTGGCCGAACACGCGCAGGTCTCGCGCGCCACCGCCTACCGCTACTTTCCCAGCCAGAGCGCGCTGATCGCCGCCGTGGTGGACGAGAGCCTCGGCCCCATCCTGGCCTGGGACTCGGCCGCGCCAGACGCCGCCGGGCGGGTCGACGAACTGCTGCGCTTCGCCTATCCCCGGCTCGAATCGCATGAAGCGCCGCTGCGCGCCGCCATCATGGTGTCGCTGCAGCAGCACGCCGAGGCCAGCGCCGGCCGTGGCGGCGCCGAACCGCGGCTGGTGCGCGGGCATCGCGTCGACATCCTCAAGCGCGCCATCGCGCCGCTGTCCGCCGAACTGACGCCGGCCCAACTGGACCGCGTGACGCAGGCCCTGTCGCTGGTCTACGGCACCGAGGTGTTCCTGGTGTTGAAGGACATCTGGAAACTGGAACTGCCCGAACTCACGGACGTGGCGCGCTGGACCGCCCAGGCCATCATCGCGCAGGCGCTGGCCGAGGCCGGGTCCGGCAAGGAAGCGCCAGCAAAGCGCGTCCGGAAGTAACGCCGGCCCGCTACTGGCCCGACTTGCGGTGGCTGCGGAAAAGCAGATGCGTGGCAGCCAGATGGAAGCGCATGGCGATCTGGGCGCATTCCGCATCGCGCGCGCGCAGCGCCGCGATGATCTGGCGATGATGCTCCACGCTGCGCAGCATGTCGTCCTTGGTGTAGAAGTAGAACGAGCCGATGATGATGGGCATGTCCAGCAAGCTTTCCACCATAGACCGCACGCGGGCGGATTGCGCCGCTTCGAGCAGCGCGTGGTGGAACTGGTTGTTGAAGTGCTGCACCTGCGCGACGCTGTCGGGAGCATCGGCGTTGATGGCATCGAGCATGCACTGGTTGATGCGCTCGAGTTCGCCTATCTGCTCCGGGCTGGCCCGTTCGGCCGCCGCCTTGGCGGAATACGGTTCAAGCAGCATGCGCAGCTCGAACGCTTCGTCGATGTCGCGGTCCTGCCAGCCCAGCACCACGGCTCCGCGCCGGCCTTCGTGCTTGACCAGACCGTCCGTCACCAGGCGTTCGATCGCGCTGCGCACCGGCGTCCGGCTGACGGAGAGTTCGGCGGCGATGTGTTCTTCGCGCAGCCGTTCGCCGGGCATGAAAGCGCCCGCCATCAAGCGGCGGCGCAACTCTGCATAGACGTAATCGCGGGCGCTCGACATGATGGCGCATGACTCCAGATCAGGGTTCTCGAACTATACCGGAAGCCCATCCCGGCAATCGCGCCTGGCTGCGTCAATACTGGCGTTGCGCAAGCCGCTCCAGGAACCTGGGCCAGACCTCCGGATTCAGCAGCCGTTCGGGGCGGCGTCCGGCCAACATTTCCATGATCTGGCTGGCGGACCCTTGCGCGACCTTGCGCCGGCCTTCGTGCGTGACGCCTCCCGTGTGGTAGGTCGCCACGACATCGGAACGCAGCAGCAGGCCATGCCCGGGCGGGGGAGGCTCCTCGTCCCAGACATCCAGCCCCGCGCCGGCCAACCGCCCGTCCTGCAAGGCGGCAAGCAGCGCCTGCTCGTCATGGATGCCGCCGCGCGCGGTCGAAATGAACAGCGCGCCGGGACGCATCCTGGCGTACGCCGCGGTCCCGATCATGCCCCGCGTGTCGTCATTCAGCGGGCAATGCAGGCTCACCACGTCGGCCTGTTCGAGCAGTTGCGGGAGGCTCACGGGCTCGGCGCCGCGGGAGCGGATTTCCTCGGGCGCAAGCAGCGGATCGCATGCCATCACCCGCATGCCGAAGCCGGCGGCAATACGTGCCACTCGGCGGCCAATTTCACCGATGCCCACGATCCCCAGCACGCGCCCTTCGATCTCGCGCCCCATCAGGGCCTCGCGCGAGGCGGCGGATCCCGCCAGCAGCGCAGACTGGGATTCACGCAGGCGCTTGACCAGCGACAGCAGCAAGGCAAACGTCATTTCCGCCACTGACGCGGCGTTGGCGCCGGCCTGGTTCACCACGGCCACCCCGGCCTGCGTGCAGGCCGCTACGTCCACGGTGTCGTAGCCCGCGCCGCCCGAGGACACGCAAAGCAGTGCCGGGCACTGTGCCAGCAGGCTTTCCGACACTTGCCAGCGCGCGGGGACCTCGTCCTTGGCCGCGCTGACATGGTAGGCATGCGCGCCGGCCAATCCCGCCGCCGTGATCGTCTCGTCGCGCGCAGGCAGCACTTCGACGCTCAAGCCGGGCTCGCCCTGGATGCAAGCGTCGAACGCAGGGTCGATCCAGAGATCCAACCGGACGATGCGCATGCCGCCCGGCAGCCGCGCCGTCACGCTCACGACCGCGCCTCCGTGCAACCCAGCTGCTTGAGCCGGGCATCGACCCAGGAGGTATCCAGCGATCCCGCCGCGATGTCAGCCAGCATCTTCGTTTCCAGTTCGTGCTTGGACGCGGCAGCCAGATAGACCGCTTCAGTCTGCTCGAACGGAATCGACAGCAGGCCGTCCTCGTCGCCCAGGATCAGATCGCCCGGCGCAATCGTCATGCCGTTCAGGGAAATGACGCAGTTGATCTCGCCGGGCCCGTCCTTGTAGGGCCCCCGGTGGGTCACGCCGGCCGCATAGACCGGAAACGCGCCGCGGCGGATCGTGCCGCTGTCGCGGATCGCGCCATTGATCACAATGCCCGCAATGCCGCGCGTCTGCGCGTAGCTGGTCATGATTTCGCCGATGATGGCGTTGGTCAGGTCGCCACCCGCATCCACCACGATCACGTCGCCGGGCTGCGCCAGATCAAGCGCCTTGTGCACCAGCAGATTGTCGCCAGGGCGGGTGCGCACGGTCAGGGCCGGACCGGCCAGCGGGCTGCCATCGTGCATGGGCTGCAAGCGCGCACCGCCGGCCGTCATCCGCGACATGCAGTCGCTGATGTTGGCGACCGGCACGCCTTTGAACTTGTCCACGGTTTGCTTGCTTGCCGCACGCTTGCGGGCGTGGATCTCAAAACCGATCATGTTTGCTCCTGTCGGGAATTGCAATGCGTTGCCATTACTGTTTGGGAATGCCGGCGTCCTGCACGACCTTGCCGAAGATCTCGTGATCCGCCCGATGCTGGCGAGCCAGATCCTCGGGCGCGCCCTTGAGCACGCTATAGCCGGCGTCTTCCAGTTTTTTCACCAGTTCTGGCTGGGACTGGACCTGCTGCAAGGCCCGGTTCAATGCGGCGACCACGTCATCCGGCGTCTTGGCGGGTGCCATCAACCCCCACCATATCGACTGGTCGATCGTCTTGAATCCGCTTTCCACGAACGTGGGCACGTCGGGCAAGGCCGGCGCGCGTTCCTTGGCAACCACCGCCAGCGCGCGGACCTTGCCGCCGCGGATCTGCGGCAGCAGCGAAGCCACGGAGCCCACATACATATCGATGCGGCCGCTGGCCAGGTCCGGGAACGCCTGGCCCCAGCCCCGGTAAGGCACATGCATCAACTCCATGTTCGCGGCCTTGCGCCAGAGATAGCCGGTCAGGTCGCCAGTGCCGCCGATGCCGGGAATGCCGAGCGAAACCTGACCAGGGCGAGCTTGCGCTGCCTTGACCACATCGCCGACCGTCTTGAACGGGGATTCGGGCAGGACCACGAAAACGCTCGGCGATGTGGCCACGGGACCGACATGCCGGAAATCCTTGAACGTGTCGTAGCTGAGCTTGTTGTAGAGCCAGGGATTCAGCACGATGTTGTCGGTCTGGGCCATCACCAGCGTATGTCCGTCCGGACGCGCGCGGGCGGTGGCGTCCAGCGCCAGGTTGCCGCCGGCGCCCGGCTTGTTCTCCACCACCATGTTCCAGCCCTGGTCCTGACCGATCGCGCTGCCGATCATGCGGGTCAGCGTATCGGTGCCGCCGCCAGGCGGAAACGGGGAAATGAGCGTGATGGGCGCCGTGCCCATATCCGCCGCGTTCGCGGCGGCGCAACCCAGCACCAGCGTTGCCGCCAGGAGTTTCTTCAGAGCCTTCATTGTCTTCCTCGCACAGTTGATTCTTGTTGGATATGCCGTCGCTGCGTCGCGATGCAGCGCGGCGCTCAGCGCTCGCGCGCCAAAGCCGTCAGCCAGGCCAGGCGCGCCTCGACCGAATCCGGCAGATTGAAATCGCCACTCGCCCGCGCGTCCTGGATGCCCATGCTGGTGCGGCTGAAAAGCCGTTCGACGCCGTCCAGAACCAGGGGCTCCAGTCCCGCCTCGATCAGTTGCTCGCGGGCTTCGCGGACTTCCGCCTGCCGGCGCTGGGCATGCAGCACGTGGGATCG encodes:
- a CDS encoding TetR/AcrR family transcriptional regulator produces the protein MARLIAPASPQAAASGEPPHGPRARMRKTLLDAAQRLMAEGITPSVAELAEHAQVSRATAYRYFPSQSALIAAVVDESLGPILAWDSAAPDAAGRVDELLRFAYPRLESHEAPLRAAIMVSLQQHAEASAGRGGAEPRLVRGHRVDILKRAIAPLSAELTPAQLDRVTQALSLVYGTEVFLVLKDIWKLELPELTDVARWTAQAIIAQALAEAGSGKEAPAKRVRK
- a CDS encoding GntR family transcriptional regulator — translated: MSSARDYVYAELRRRLMAGAFMPGERLREEHIAAELSVSRTPVRSAIERLVTDGLVKHEGRRGAVVLGWQDRDIDEAFELRMLLEPYSAKAAAERASPEQIGELERINQCMLDAINADAPDSVAQVQHFNNQFHHALLEAAQSARVRSMVESLLDMPIIIGSFYFYTKDDMLRSVEHHRQIIAALRARDAECAQIAMRFHLAATHLLFRSHRKSGQ
- a CDS encoding hydroxyacid dehydrogenase; amino-acid sequence: MSVTARLPGGMRIVRLDLWIDPAFDACIQGEPGLSVEVLPARDETITAAGLAGAHAYHVSAAKDEVPARWQVSESLLAQCPALLCVSSGGAGYDTVDVAACTQAGVAVVNQAGANAASVAEMTFALLLSLVKRLRESQSALLAGSAASREALMGREIEGRVLGIVGIGEIGRRVARIAAGFGMRVMACDPLLAPEEIRSRGAEPVSLPQLLEQADVVSLHCPLNDDTRGMIGTAAYARMRPGALFISTARGGIHDEQALLAALQDGRLAGAGLDVWDEEPPPPGHGLLLRSDVVATYHTGGVTHEGRRKVAQGSASQIMEMLAGRRPERLLNPEVWPRFLERLAQRQY
- a CDS encoding RraA family protein, with amino-acid sequence MIGFEIHARKRAASKQTVDKFKGVPVANISDCMSRMTAGGARLQPMHDGSPLAGPALTVRTRPGDNLLVHKALDLAQPGDVIVVDAGGDLTNAIIGEIMTSYAQTRGIAGIVINGAIRDSGTIRRGAFPVYAAGVTHRGPYKDGPGEINCVISLNGMTIAPGDLILGDEDGLLSIPFEQTEAVYLAAASKHELETKMLADIAAGSLDTSWVDARLKQLGCTEARS
- a CDS encoding Bug family tripartite tricarboxylate transporter substrate binding protein; amino-acid sequence: MKALKKLLAATLVLGCAAANAADMGTAPITLISPFPPGGGTDTLTRMIGSAIGQDQGWNMVVENKPGAGGNLALDATARARPDGHTLVMAQTDNIVLNPWLYNKLSYDTFKDFRHVGPVATSPSVFVVLPESPFKTVGDVVKAAQARPGQVSLGIPGIGGTGDLTGYLWRKAANMELMHVPYRGWGQAFPDLASGRIDMYVGSVASLLPQIRGGKVRALAVVAKERAPALPDVPTFVESGFKTIDQSIWWGLMAPAKTPDDVVAALNRALQQVQSQPELVKKLEDAGYSVLKGAPEDLARQHRADHEIFGKVVQDAGIPKQ